The window CTGCCCTTAGCTGTGTTTATCGTTGAAAGAACTCAATAATCAGCTTTTAAAAGTACTAACAAGTGCTAATTTTGATTACACACTGCATTTTGCAGACTATCATCTCCTATATGCATAGACTTAAAGTTGGAATTCTTTAGTTCAACTAACTTGGTGTCACTTATATTGGTAACaaggttgaaaaaataatctcttacccgtcttcttcctttttatcaACCAGAATGAGAACATAATGACAAAGAAAACCCCAGCAGCTATAGAGAGTACCAAACCGGCTAACATCCCTTTCTTTGAAAGAAAACCTCTAGACTTCTTGTCATATTGAGCTGGAGAAAGAAATAAATCCACATTAGCTTGATACCAAATCATCAGGATCATCAGTAATGGTGCATAATGCAGAAAGATAGTAGATGAGTGCAGGGGAGGGCTTAGCCATATTAGAAATGTCTCTGGTACTTCCGTTGTACTTGTacccataatttttatttttagatgtctatatttttgttttgaaaatcctGTATCTAAGACATATTGAAGATTAAGCTGTTGTTGAAAAATGCAGCAAAGATATATAATGACAATAAGATTTGAAGGTACCTAACTCAAACGCATCCACACGGACATATAAATCCTGTCCTCCCTCAGCGAACACTCTTGTATCAAGCAAATTGCCATACCATGAGAAGCACCCACTCTTACTTGTCACAACTGAACTTGCGTAGGCTGTGCAGGAACAATTCCTCAAGCATTGCTCCATGCAAGCTTTCAGATCCAAATTGTTATCCATACGGGCAGTTGAAGGATCTGGTACCTTCACGTTTTCCACCTTGACGAACCCTTCACCATTGTTGCACATTCCTGTGAGATTCTTCTGGATGCATCCACCTGACCCATCTCTGAGGTACCAATCAGTAATTGATTTGGGCTGGTAGCCAGGGAGGCATGTACACTCTAGGTTATAAGCATCATAAGGATCACACTTACCATAAGCTCCACATCGTCCATAATTGTCACACTGGTCAGTAGGTGCAGACCAAAATACATCCCATTTAGCAATTTGTTCATGCCATGTGAACCGTTGGACTGATCCAGGCTCGTCTACAACTAATCGCGAGAAGATTGATCTGTTGCGAACACCCCACATTATGGTTAACTCATCATCATTATTCACAAAGCTGATGTTGAAGTTAATGCGAACCTGCAATATGGGTACACCAGTCCATCTAAGTCCATTCCAGCGACCGGACCTCCACCTTGGAATCTGACCCTCGTAGAAGAACAACTGTGGAGACCCATTAGGATTGAGCCGAAAAGACCAACTACCAGTACCAGGGTCATCAGGAGATTTCCAGGCTGTCAGGAACCGGTTCAGACCAGTCCTGCGGTCTAAGCCAAGTTTTAAGTTTGGCAGCATAGTATGTGAAGGATAATCAAAGCTTTGCCATATCATGGCCCCTGTGCTATCAAGCAAAACGAGGTTTCCAGAATCTAATAACTGAGCCGTAgaatttcctttgttttttgagGAAACTGTAACATTTGTAAACCATAGGGGATTGTCTTGGTTTTGACTATGAAGAACAAGTTTACCTTCACTGGTCATTGAGAGGACTCCAGAGGAATCATTGATAGGACTATCTCTGTTTGCTACCCACACAacatttttttctgaaattttgtTGTACCAAATTCCAAGATATCGGTAGTTGGATTTGCCAGGACGGAAGAATCCAAGCGCGAAGGACTCCCCACTGGAAACTATAACATCTCCATCTTTAACAGATTGGTTCACACTTATAGTATCCAGGGAAGTGCAAAACTGgataagaaagaaatgaaagagtAATAAAAAACTCCTTCGGAAGAATCATGGTTTCCACACAAACTTTCTTGATATTGGTATTGGGGTTTGTCTGCACTCAACAACTCTGATGGTAATAAGCTCCTAGGCACAAAATAAGAGATAAAAGCGAAGTCAGGGAAGTTGAAATGTTGTTGTACGAGTGGGAAGACTTTGACAAGTTCAAGTCGTATTGGCCAAGTCATGGACAATATGTTTTACCTCAAGTGTTCAAAGTAGCTGCTTTTTCTCCCTAGTTAGCCTAAAAAAACATAGGTATCGCGGCAGATAATTAAGAGGAGGAGATTTGAATATTCAGCAATGCCCTATGCAATTCCAAAGAGAGTGTTTCTGATGAATTATTCCACTAAGTGTTATAACGACAGTCAAAGAGCACTATGTGTTTCTGAATATGCTAATGCTCTTGAAGATCTTCCCATATTATATTGTTGGATTTTAACAGAATGAAAATGCAAAAAGAGAACAAATATCGACTTCTTGTTTAACTTCACTGTTTTATTGATCCTATAGGCTTtatgaaaaacattgaaaagtaAAGCTTTAAAGGCAAGTAACAGCAACGTTATCTCCTGCTGTTACGTAACAGAATTCAAAGGATAATGACTAAACAAAAGGATTATATCAATCCTaacagaaattgaaaaattcaaatagCTAGTGCTTTATTAAAGCTAAAACTCATATCAGCTTCCACATCATCAGATTCCACATAAGCTGTTTCTTCATCAGCAACTTCTTCGTCAGCAGGTTCTGAGACATGAATTCAACACTCCTCTTTGGCTCTGAAGCTGCAGACTCCAAGTCTCTGCCTAAAGAATTCATACTTAGCTTGAGGAAGTGGCTTGGTCAGAATAtcagcattttgattttctgttttGCAATAGATCAGCTGTATTTCACCTTATCTTTGAACTTCTCTTAGGAAATAGAGTTTCGGTTTGAAATGTTTCATTTTGCCATGAAACATAGGATTTTTTGCAATTGCaattgcagcttgattgtcTACAAGTATTTGTGtgcttttcttttgcttcatcTGCAGATCAGCCATTAACTTTCTAATCCAAATAGCCTGATTCACAGCAGCAGTAGCAGCAACATACTCTGCCTCAACTGTGGATTGAGCAATGACTTCTTGCTTCTTTGAACTCCATGAAAAAATGGCAgaaccaaaactaaaacaataaccTGAAGTGCTCCTCATGTCATCAACGCAGCTGGCCCAATCACTGTCAGAATAACCATGGAGTATGGAGTTTTTGACTTGACAAAAATTCAATCCATAGTCAATTGTTCccttaatatatttgataattctttttgctgcttgaaaatgaatttcacTTGCACAATGCATATACCTTGAAAGTATACTTGTAGCATTCATAATGTCGGGTCTTGTTTCAGTAAGATACATCAAGCATCCTATTAAGGTTCTATATAGTGTTTCATCAATCTTTGTAGCTCCATCTTCTTTGCAAAATTTCTCCTTTTGATTCAGTGGTGTTGATGTTGATCTACACTCTTCCATGTTGAACTTCTTTAAAATCTCTTTGGCATATTTTTGTTGACATATAAAGATTGCATTCTGCTTTTGTTGAACTTCCATGCCGAGAAAGAATGGCATCTTCCCCAAGTCAGTCATTTTAAAGACattcttcatttctcttttgaACACATCAATCTGCTCCATGTTACTTCCTGTCACAAGTAAGTCATCCACATAAAGAGAAACCACAAGCAATTCATCATTGATTTTTCTGAGATAGAGTGTAAATTCACTTAGACTTTTTGTAAAGCCTAAGTCTAACAAATATGCATCAATCCTGCTGTACCAAGCCCTTGGTGCTTGCTTTAAACCATA of the Populus nigra chromosome 7, ddPopNigr1.1, whole genome shotgun sequence genome contains:
- the LOC133699583 gene encoding G-type lectin S-receptor-like serine/threonine-protein kinase At1g11410 isoform X1, which encodes MTSEGKLVLHSQNQDNPLWFTNVTVSSKNKGNSTAQLLDSGNLVLLDSTGAMIWQSFDYPSHTMLPNLKLGLDRRTGLNRFLTAWKSPDDPGTGSWSFRLNPNGSPQLFFYEGQIPRWRSGRWNGLRWTGVPILQVRINFNISFVNNDDELTIMWGVRNRSIFSRLVVDEPGSVQRFTWHEQIAKWDVFWSAPTDQCDNYGRCGAYGKCDPYDAYNLECTCLPGYQPKSITDWYLRDGSGGCIQKNLTGMCNNGEGFVKVENVKVPDPSTARMDNNLDLKACMEQCLRNCSCTAYASSVVTSKSGCFSWYGNLLDTRVFAEGGQDLYVRVDAFELAQYDKKSRGFLSKKGMLAGLVLSIAAGVFFVIMFSFWLIKRKKTAKGRQLKFPFNIPTSLNGSLSGKEVGGSTSQYLPVFDIDIILAATENFSNELGYGGFGSVYKGKLGNGQEIAVKRLSKTSGQGMKEFMNEVRLISKLQHRNLVKLFGCCIHEEEKMLIYEYLPNKSLDFFIFDETKRELLDWRKRFEIVSGIARGVLYLHQDSRLKIIHRDLKASNILLDAAMNPKISDFGMARMFMEDQVQGKTTRVVGTYGYMSPEYAIHGQYSIKSDVFSYGVLTLEIISGRKNSDYGEKEPWLNLIGHAWDLWREEKALDIVDPMLEQSCPPHEVLRCVQIGLLCVQEFPDDRPTMLEVVFMLGNEITLPSPMSRPESRIHDRHIGKVPLQDSIPMRTQTYTQTYPNSIRVRRSINNKINFII
- the LOC133699583 gene encoding G-type lectin S-receptor-like serine/threonine-protein kinase RKS1 isoform X2 gives rise to the protein MTSEGKLVLHSQNQDNPLWFTNVTVSSKNKGNSTAQLLDSGNLVLLDSTGAMIWQSFDYPSHTMLPNLKLGLDRRTGLNRFLTAWKSPDDPGTGSWSFRLNPNGSPQLFFYEGQIPRWRSGRWNGLRWTGVPILQVRINFNISFVNNDDELTIMWGVRNRSIFSRLVVDEPGSVQRFTWHEQIAKWDVFWSAPTDQCDNYGRCGAYGKCDPYDAYNLECTCLPGYQPKSITDWYLRDGSGGCIQKNLTGMCNNGEGFVKVENVKVPDPSTARMDNNLDLKACMEQCLRNCSCTAYASSVVTSKSGCFSWYGNLLDTRVFAEGGQDLYVRVDAFELAQYDKKSRGFLSKKGMLAGLVLSIAAGVFFVIMFSFWLIKRKKTAKGRQLKFPFNIPTSLNGSLSGKEVGGSTSQYLPVFDIDIILAATENFSNELGYGGFGSVYKGKLGNGQEIAVKRLSKTSGQGMKEFMNEVRLISKLQHRNLVKLFGCCIHEEEKMLIYEYLPNKSLDFFIFDETKRELLDWRKRFEIVSGIARGVLYLHQDSRLKIIHRDLKASNILLDAAMNPKISDFGMARMFMEDQVQGKTTRVVGTYGYMSPEYAIHGQYSIKSDVFSYGVLTLEIISGRKNSDYGEKEPWLNLIGHAWDLWREEKALDIVDPMLEQSCPPHEVLRCVQIGLLCVQEFPDDRPTMLEVVFMLVDKTCQQCLEEQLVL